One stretch of Ananas comosus cultivar F153 linkage group 6, ASM154086v1, whole genome shotgun sequence DNA includes these proteins:
- the LOC109711846 gene encoding kinesin-like protein KIN-7D, chloroplastic isoform X1 encodes MASRSGSRTKKASPGAAKPANSPASSTTSSSRPVPEASLDEQSSPLSSAAARSRTHEFYAENAALDVEGFKENVTVTVRFRPLSPREIRQGEEIAWYADGDIIVRNEHNPSLAYAYDRVFGPTTTTRHVYDVAAQHVVGGAMEGINGTIFAYGVTSSGKTHTMHGDQRSPGIIPLAVKDAFSIIQETPSREFLLRVSYMEIYNEVVNDLLNPAGQNLRIREDLQGAFVEGIKEEVVLSPAHALSLIAAGEEHRHVGSNNFNLLSSRSHTIFTLTIESSPCGDCSEGEVNFSQLNLIDLAGSESSRAETTGIRRKEGSYINKSLLTLGTVIAKITDGRATHIPYRDSKLTRLLQSSLSGHGRVSLICTVTPSSSNTEETHNTLKFANRAKQIEIQASQNKIIDEKSLIKKYQNEIHRLKEELEQLKRGIVTGTPLKDTGEDDIVLLKQKLEDGNVKLQSRLEQEEDAKAALLGRIQRLTKLILVSTKTTQASRFPQRPGPRRRHSFGEEELAYLPYRRRDMILDNESSDFFVPAEGYGETTEDTSKEKKNRKHGLLNWFKQRKRDSSGTTLTSSDGDKSSGTKSFTAPSTPQAESVTFPPEPRISTSIAVENITAAIVGHDRELPSDSLSRDETPLASIKTIDHVDLLREQLKILSGEVALHTSVLKRLSEEAANSPKKEQIQMEIKKINNEIKAKNLQISSLEKQMADSISATQAKADKSELSPSYAQLLEQLNEKNFELEVKTADNRVILDQLQNKTRECEVLQEIVTSLKEQLSQALEEKELSLSCARLENDVAGANDGKELHVDIEKKATRDVTAELLLQAHQASEIEELKQKLQELMETRTQLEARNQKLVEESAYAKGLASAAGVELKALSEEVTKLMNHNERLANELASVRNSNQRRVSNGPRAMKRESHIKRHEPVNKREVNVSYERELALEATIVEKEQREAELQKKLEESKQREAFLENELANMWVLVAKLKKSQGSEQDDSDAKLKDP; translated from the exons ATGGCGTCTCGGTCGGGTTCGAGGACGAAGAAGGCGTCGCCGGGGGCGGCGAAGCCGGCGAACTCGCCGGCTTCGTCGACAACTTCGTCGTCGAGGCCGGTGCCCGAGGCGTCGCTGGATGAGCAGAGCTCGCCGctgtcgtcggcggcggcgaggagcaGGACGCATGAGTTCTACGCGGAGAATGCGGCGTTGGATGTGGAGGGGTTCAAGGAGAATGTCACGGTTACGGTGCGGTTTCGGCCGCTAAG CCCGCGGGAGATTAGGCAGGGGGAGGAGATAGCTTGGTACGCGGATGGGGATATAATTGTGAGGAACGAGCACAATCCATCCTTGGCGTATGCATATG ATCGAGTTTTTGGACCTACTACTACGACACGTCATGTTTATGATGTGGCTGCTCAGCATGTTGTCGGTGGTGCTATGGAAGGAATAAATG GTACAATTTTTGCTTATGGAGTTACAAGTAGTGGCAAGACACACACAATGCAT GGAGATCAACGGTCCCCTGGTATAATACCTTTGGCTGTCAAGGATGCTTTCAGTATCATACAAGAG actccaagtcgtgagtttCTTCTTCGTGTGTCATACATGGAAATCTACAATGAG GTGGTTAATGATCTGCTTAATCCTGCTGGGCAGAATTTAAGAATCAGGGAGGATCTTCAG GGAGCCTTTGTTGAGGGTATTAAAGAAGAAGTTGTCTTATCTCCTGCTCATGCTTTGTCGCTTATTGCAGCTGGAGAAG AGCATAGACATGTGGGTTCCAATAACTTCAATCTGCTGAGCAGCAGAAGTCATACCATTTTCACACTG ACGATAGAGAGTAGCCCCTGCGGTGACTGTAGTGAAGGAGAAGTCAATTTTTCGCAACTA AACCTCATCGATCTGGCAGGTTCAGAGAGCTCAAGAGCTGAAACAACTGGAATTCGCCGAAAAGAAGGATCCTACATCAATAAAAGCCTGTTAACTCTTGGAACT GTAATAGCGAAAATAACTGATGGAAGGGCTACACATATTCCATATCGTGACTCAAAATTAACACGACTACTGCAATCCTCTTTGAGTGGTCATGGGCGTGTTTCT CTTATTTGCACAGTTACCCCATCATCTAGTAATACTGAAGAAACGCACAACACTTTGAAATTTGCTAATCGAGCAAAACAAATTGAGATTCAAGCATCGCAAAATAAG ATTATTGATGAGAAATCTTTGATTAAGAAGTATCAAAATGAGATCCACAGATTGAAGGAAGAACTAGAACAACTGAAAAGGGGCATTGTTACTGGCACTCCTTTGAAAGATACTGGAGAAGATGATATTGTCCTGCTGAAACAAAAG CTAGAAGATGGTAACGTGAAGCTGCAATCGAGATTGGAACAAGAAGAAGATGCTAAAGCTGCTTTGCTAGGGAGGATACAGCGTCTAACAAAGCTGATTCTTGTTTCTACAAAGACAACTCAGGCTTCAAGGTTTCCTCAACGTCCTGGTCCAAGGCGAAGACATTCATTTGGAGAAGAGGAG CTTGCTTATCTCCCATATAGAAGGCGAGATATGATCTTGGATAATGAAAGTAGTGACTTTTTCGTCCCAGCCGAAGGATATGGTGAAACTACTGAAGATACTtcaaaggagaagaaaaatcgCAAGCATGGGCTCCTTAACTGGTTTAAGCAGCGG AAAAGAGATAGTAGTGGAACTACACTTACAAGTTCAGATGGAGATAAGTCGAGTGGAACCAAATCATTTACTGCTCCTTCGACTCCCCAAGCAGAGAGTGTAACCTTTCCTCCAGAGCCCAGGATATCGACTTCTATTGCTGTGGAAAATATCACCGCTGCTATCGTGGGACATGATAGAGAACTCCCTTCTGACAGCCTTTCAAGGGATGAGACACCTTTG GCTAGCATAAAAACTATAGATCATGTTGATTTGCTCAGAGAGCAACTCAAGATTTTGTCCGGAGAAGTTGCACTCCATACCAGCGTCTTAAAGCGGCTCTCAGAAGAAGCAGCAAATAGCCCCAAGAAGGAACAGATTCAG ATGGAAATAAAGAAGATTAATAATGAGATTAAGGCCAAGAACCTGCAGATATCTTCTTTGGAAAAGCAGATGGCTGATTCGATATCAGCTACTCAGGCCAAGGCGGATAAATCAGAACTTTCACCG TCTTATGCTCAACTACTCGAGCAACTCAACGAAAAGAACTTTGAACTTGAG GTTAAGACTGCGGACAACAGAGTGATACTCGACCAGCTGCAGAATAAG ACACGAGAATGTGAAGTGTTACAGGAAATCGTCACTTCACTAAAAGAGCAGCTATCGCAAGCACTTGAAGAAAAGGAATTGTCTTTGTCATGCGCTCGATTAGAGAATGATGTCGCAGGAGCTAATGATGGAAAAGAACTGCACGTAGACATAGAAAAGAAAGCAACAAGAGATGTTACTGCTGAGTTATTGCTACAAGCACATCAG GCATCTGAGATCGAAGAactgaagcagaagctccagGAACTCATGGAAACGAGAACCCAACTAGAAGCCCGGAATCAGAAGCTAGTAGAGGAGAGTGCATACGCCAAAGGGTTGGCCTCAGCTGCAGGAGTGGAACTAAAAGCTCTATCTGAAGAAGTCACCAAGCTCATGAACCACAATGAGAGGCTCGCCAATGAATTGGCATCCGTTAGAAATTCTAATCAACGGAGAGTGAGTAACGGACCGAGAGCTATGAAAAGAGAGAGCCACATTAAGCGCCATGAACCTGTAAATAAGAGGGAGGTGAATGTGAGCTACGAGAGAGAGCTCGCTCTCGAAGCTACAATCGTTGAGAAGGAGCAGAGAGAGGCAGAGCTCCAAAAGAAGCTCGAGGAGTCGAAACAAAGGGAAGCCTTTCTAGAGAACGAGCTGGCTAACATGTGGGTCCTTGTGGCAAAATTGAAGAAGTCGCAAGGGAGCGAGCAAGATGATTCGGATGCCAAATTGAAAGATCCCTAA
- the LOC109711846 gene encoding kinesin-like protein KIN-7D, chloroplastic isoform X2, giving the protein MHMVCDRVFGPTTTTRHVYDVAAQHVVGGAMEGINGTIFAYGVTSSGKTHTMHGDQRSPGIIPLAVKDAFSIIQETPSREFLLRVSYMEIYNEVVNDLLNPAGQNLRIREDLQGAFVEGIKEEVVLSPAHALSLIAAGEEHRHVGSNNFNLLSSRSHTIFTLTIESSPCGDCSEGEVNFSQLNLIDLAGSESSRAETTGIRRKEGSYINKSLLTLGTVIAKITDGRATHIPYRDSKLTRLLQSSLSGHGRVSLICTVTPSSSNTEETHNTLKFANRAKQIEIQASQNKIIDEKSLIKKYQNEIHRLKEELEQLKRGIVTGTPLKDTGEDDIVLLKQKLEDGNVKLQSRLEQEEDAKAALLGRIQRLTKLILVSTKTTQASRFPQRPGPRRRHSFGEEELAYLPYRRRDMILDNESSDFFVPAEGYGETTEDTSKEKKNRKHGLLNWFKQRKRDSSGTTLTSSDGDKSSGTKSFTAPSTPQAESVTFPPEPRISTSIAVENITAAIVGHDRELPSDSLSRDETPLASIKTIDHVDLLREQLKILSGEVALHTSVLKRLSEEAANSPKKEQIQMEIKKINNEIKAKNLQISSLEKQMADSISATQAKADKSELSPSYAQLLEQLNEKNFELEVKTADNRVILDQLQNKTRECEVLQEIVTSLKEQLSQALEEKELSLSCARLENDVAGANDGKELHVDIEKKATRDVTAELLLQAHQASEIEELKQKLQELMETRTQLEARNQKLVEESAYAKGLASAAGVELKALSEEVTKLMNHNERLANELASVRNSNQRRVSNGPRAMKRESHIKRHEPVNKREVNVSYERELALEATIVEKEQREAELQKKLEESKQREAFLENELANMWVLVAKLKKSQGSEQDDSDAKLKDP; this is encoded by the exons ATGCATATGGTATGTG ATCGAGTTTTTGGACCTACTACTACGACACGTCATGTTTATGATGTGGCTGCTCAGCATGTTGTCGGTGGTGCTATGGAAGGAATAAATG GTACAATTTTTGCTTATGGAGTTACAAGTAGTGGCAAGACACACACAATGCAT GGAGATCAACGGTCCCCTGGTATAATACCTTTGGCTGTCAAGGATGCTTTCAGTATCATACAAGAG actccaagtcgtgagtttCTTCTTCGTGTGTCATACATGGAAATCTACAATGAG GTGGTTAATGATCTGCTTAATCCTGCTGGGCAGAATTTAAGAATCAGGGAGGATCTTCAG GGAGCCTTTGTTGAGGGTATTAAAGAAGAAGTTGTCTTATCTCCTGCTCATGCTTTGTCGCTTATTGCAGCTGGAGAAG AGCATAGACATGTGGGTTCCAATAACTTCAATCTGCTGAGCAGCAGAAGTCATACCATTTTCACACTG ACGATAGAGAGTAGCCCCTGCGGTGACTGTAGTGAAGGAGAAGTCAATTTTTCGCAACTA AACCTCATCGATCTGGCAGGTTCAGAGAGCTCAAGAGCTGAAACAACTGGAATTCGCCGAAAAGAAGGATCCTACATCAATAAAAGCCTGTTAACTCTTGGAACT GTAATAGCGAAAATAACTGATGGAAGGGCTACACATATTCCATATCGTGACTCAAAATTAACACGACTACTGCAATCCTCTTTGAGTGGTCATGGGCGTGTTTCT CTTATTTGCACAGTTACCCCATCATCTAGTAATACTGAAGAAACGCACAACACTTTGAAATTTGCTAATCGAGCAAAACAAATTGAGATTCAAGCATCGCAAAATAAG ATTATTGATGAGAAATCTTTGATTAAGAAGTATCAAAATGAGATCCACAGATTGAAGGAAGAACTAGAACAACTGAAAAGGGGCATTGTTACTGGCACTCCTTTGAAAGATACTGGAGAAGATGATATTGTCCTGCTGAAACAAAAG CTAGAAGATGGTAACGTGAAGCTGCAATCGAGATTGGAACAAGAAGAAGATGCTAAAGCTGCTTTGCTAGGGAGGATACAGCGTCTAACAAAGCTGATTCTTGTTTCTACAAAGACAACTCAGGCTTCAAGGTTTCCTCAACGTCCTGGTCCAAGGCGAAGACATTCATTTGGAGAAGAGGAG CTTGCTTATCTCCCATATAGAAGGCGAGATATGATCTTGGATAATGAAAGTAGTGACTTTTTCGTCCCAGCCGAAGGATATGGTGAAACTACTGAAGATACTtcaaaggagaagaaaaatcgCAAGCATGGGCTCCTTAACTGGTTTAAGCAGCGG AAAAGAGATAGTAGTGGAACTACACTTACAAGTTCAGATGGAGATAAGTCGAGTGGAACCAAATCATTTACTGCTCCTTCGACTCCCCAAGCAGAGAGTGTAACCTTTCCTCCAGAGCCCAGGATATCGACTTCTATTGCTGTGGAAAATATCACCGCTGCTATCGTGGGACATGATAGAGAACTCCCTTCTGACAGCCTTTCAAGGGATGAGACACCTTTG GCTAGCATAAAAACTATAGATCATGTTGATTTGCTCAGAGAGCAACTCAAGATTTTGTCCGGAGAAGTTGCACTCCATACCAGCGTCTTAAAGCGGCTCTCAGAAGAAGCAGCAAATAGCCCCAAGAAGGAACAGATTCAG ATGGAAATAAAGAAGATTAATAATGAGATTAAGGCCAAGAACCTGCAGATATCTTCTTTGGAAAAGCAGATGGCTGATTCGATATCAGCTACTCAGGCCAAGGCGGATAAATCAGAACTTTCACCG TCTTATGCTCAACTACTCGAGCAACTCAACGAAAAGAACTTTGAACTTGAG GTTAAGACTGCGGACAACAGAGTGATACTCGACCAGCTGCAGAATAAG ACACGAGAATGTGAAGTGTTACAGGAAATCGTCACTTCACTAAAAGAGCAGCTATCGCAAGCACTTGAAGAAAAGGAATTGTCTTTGTCATGCGCTCGATTAGAGAATGATGTCGCAGGAGCTAATGATGGAAAAGAACTGCACGTAGACATAGAAAAGAAAGCAACAAGAGATGTTACTGCTGAGTTATTGCTACAAGCACATCAG GCATCTGAGATCGAAGAactgaagcagaagctccagGAACTCATGGAAACGAGAACCCAACTAGAAGCCCGGAATCAGAAGCTAGTAGAGGAGAGTGCATACGCCAAAGGGTTGGCCTCAGCTGCAGGAGTGGAACTAAAAGCTCTATCTGAAGAAGTCACCAAGCTCATGAACCACAATGAGAGGCTCGCCAATGAATTGGCATCCGTTAGAAATTCTAATCAACGGAGAGTGAGTAACGGACCGAGAGCTATGAAAAGAGAGAGCCACATTAAGCGCCATGAACCTGTAAATAAGAGGGAGGTGAATGTGAGCTACGAGAGAGAGCTCGCTCTCGAAGCTACAATCGTTGAGAAGGAGCAGAGAGAGGCAGAGCTCCAAAAGAAGCTCGAGGAGTCGAAACAAAGGGAAGCCTTTCTAGAGAACGAGCTGGCTAACATGTGGGTCCTTGTGGCAAAATTGAAGAAGTCGCAAGGGAGCGAGCAAGATGATTCGGATGCCAAATTGAAAGATCCCTAA
- the LOC109711287 gene encoding uncharacterized protein LOC109711287, which yields MANAYYFHNTPPYYHQNPYSQAHHPSSHAAQPFPLHLCFFLLTLFLFIAFSWYMSYESALESLIEQVKFLFMVSPLVLLLVVHLMSSRERRHVPFFAPLPEHQQPFYCSRGRAGGSPWGVALVLVLLMFMISYQSYFHERWFPLLSR from the coding sequence ATGGCGAACGCTTACTATTTTCACAACACCCCCCCCTACTACCACCAAAACCCTTATTCCCAGGCACACCACCCCAGCTCCCACGCAGCGCAACCCTTCCCCCTCCACCtctgcttcttcctcctcaccctcttcctcttcatcgCCTTCTCGTGGTACATGAGCTACGAGTCGGCCCTCGAGAGCCTGATCGAGCAGGTCAAGTTCCTCTTCATGGTGTCGCCGCTGGTGCTGCTCCTGGTGGTGCACCTGATGTCGAGCCGCGAGAGGCGGCACGTGCCGTTCTTCGCGCCATTGCCAGAACACCAGCAGCCTTTCTACTGCAGCCGCGGTCGCGCGGGCGGATCCCCGTGGGGGGTCGCGCTCGTGCTGGTGCTACTTATGTTCATGATCTCCTACCAGTCTTACTTCCACGAGAGGTGGTTCCCCCTGCTGAGCAGGTGA